TTATGGCGGTAGTCGGGATAATACTTCTGCTTTTCGTTTGTGCAGGGGCCATGGGCCCCTCAGATCCTTTTCCTGTCGGGTACTCTATGGGAAACCTGAATACTATTATCAGTGATGACGGGATTGGAGGAAGACAGCCCTGGGTTCCGGCTGCGGTTATCAGGCGTAATACCGGCTTTGTCCTGGCAGCAGGAGCGGTTTCTTACTATGACATGATGGATAATATCAGGGACAGGGGAATCTACAGGGCTGCTCTGGGGGTCTCATACGCCGGGCCGGTATTTAAATGCAAAGGAGCTTTTTCCCAGTTCGATGCTTTTCGGATGTACTTCAGTCAGGATGGATACTTGTCGGCAGGGTTGGGTGGAGTGAGTCTGGAGATGGCAGGGCATCGTATCGGGTTGAGGGGGAAAAAGGGGGAAGTAAAGACTATCGGTGAATTGGGTGCGTCTGTATGGCTGCCTTTCAGGTATGCCTCTTTGTTTCTGGGAGTCGAACATGTGGTTGTAAAGGAAAGCCGGAACGGATCCGATCCGCCTTTACTGATAAAAGGAAGTATGCATACCGCAGGAAACAGATTCGGTGCGCAGGGTGTATTGATTGAAGTGACTCCTTCAAAGAGAAAACCTGTAAGGTTTTTAATAGGTGAAGAGTATCGGCTTTTCAGATGGCTGGGAGTACATGCGGCTGTGGGGAGTAATCCTGTGTTGATTTCGCTGGGGGTTGTAGCGGAGTGGAAAATGGCAGGAGCAGTACTGTCCTTTGTTAATCATCCTGAACTGGGATGGTCAAAAGGGTTTTATACGGAATATGTAGCCGGCAGATTCAATGAAATGCGAAAAAAATAATAAGTCACTGAAGAAAATCCTTCTTGCGCCTGGGGGAATGTTATGAGAAAATAAAAAAAAAAGAATCTTACTTCCGGAAAAGGAGAGTGTCTCTTATAATGGCCCCCAGAAAAAAACTCTTTGTACTCGACACCAATGTAATGCTTCATGACAGTTCATGTATTTATCAGTTTGACGAACACGACATTGTGATTCCGATTACTGTGCTGGAGGAACTCGAAAAATTCAAAAAAGGAAATGGTACTCTTAATTTCCATGCGCGTGAAACCCTGCGTGCACTTGACAGTCTCAGTGAGGATCGCATCTTTAACGGTGGTCTGCCTATTGGTCCGGGAAAGGGGAAAATATCAATAAAGCTTGATCGCGAATTTCACAAAGACCTCTCTGTAAATTTTAACCCCGGTTACCCCGATCATCGCATACTTAACACTGCTTATATTCTTGCCGGACAACAGCGCTCCCGTCAGGTAATTCTGGTTACCAAAGATGTAAATCTAAGAATGAAGGCCAAATCTGTCGGGCTGATGGCTGAGGATTATACGACAGATCATGTAAAGGATATCTCGGCACTTTACAAAGGGCATAGAATCCTGGAGGGTGTTTCTGAAGAGAACATTCAGAAAATGTATAACCCGCAACTGGAAGTGGATGCATCTGAGCTTGATAACTGGGGAAAGCTCTCACCTAATGAATTTCTGATCATGCGTAATGGAAAACAATCGGCATTGGGCACTTTCGATGCATCATGCAACAGGATCCGCAAGGTGGACAAAACCACTGCTTACGGAATCACTCCCCGCAACGCAGAGCAGATTTTTGCCCTCGATGCCTTGATGAATGAGCAGATCAAACTGGTTACAATTTCCGGAAAAGCAGGAACCGGAAAAACTCTTCTTGCACTCGCTGCTGCACTGGAAAAGCGCCGGAGTTATCGTCAGATCTTCATGGCTCGTCCAATTGTACCTCTCAGCAATCAGGACATCGGATTTCTGCCCGGAGATATTCAGGCTAAACTTAATCCCTACATGCAGCCGCTTTACGATAACCTTGGGGTAATTCAGAACCAGTTTCAGGAATCTGATCCGAAACATACCAAAATAAAGGAATTGCTGGATGAACAGAAGCTTGTCATTGAGGCATTGTCGTATATCCGCGGGAGAAGCCTTGTAAAGATATTCTTCATTGTAGATGAGGCACAGAATCTTACCCCTCATGAAGTAAAGACTATTATCACCAGGGCAGGGGAGGGGACAAAAATGGTGTTTACAGGAGATATTTTACAGATAGATCATCCCTACCTTGACAGTCTTTCAAATGGATTGAGCTATCTGATTGAGAGGATGCAGGGTCAGAAACTTTATGCCCACATCAATCTTGAGAGTGGAGAACGTTCGGAACTGGCGGAACTGGCCAGCAATCTTCTGTAAAAAAAATGCCCGGTTCCTTTGCGGGTCGATGGAGCAGGGCATTTTTATCAATTTAAAAAATCAGTCAAATACCTTTTTTATTCTTTCGAACACTTCCTCGATAGTTCCTATCCCGTCAATGTCCCTTACAATTCCTCTGGGACGGTAATAGGCGAGACATGGTTCACTCTGGCTCTTATAGGTATTTATCCTGTTCTGGATTACTTTCGGGTCTGCGTCATCTGCCCGGCCTTCGATTGATGCCCGTTTTGAAAGACGGTCTCTTATCTGTTCATCTGAAACAGATATGTTTATAACATGGTCAAGATTCAGATTGAGCTCAGCAAGTGTTTCATCCAGTGCAGATGCCTGGGGAACGCTTCTGGGAAATCCATCCAGAAGAAAGCCTGTCTTCATATCCGGTCTGGAAAGGCGTTCTTTTACCATGGCTATGGTAATCTCATCCGGAACCAACTGACCCTTGTCTGAGTACGCTTTGGCTGTGAGACCCAGTTCTGTTGAATTCTTAATGTGGTAGCGAAACATATCCCCGGTTGATACATGAGGAATAGAGAGAAGGTCACGGAGCTTTGCTGCTTGAGTGCCTTTCCCCGCTCCCGGCGGGCCAAAAAGCACAATGTTCTTTCCACCCATTTTCAATGTCTCCTTTAATTTTGAAACATGTTGTGCCTTTTCAGGCGATAACCCGCAATGCCGGCAAATCAAAGCTTTTCCGGGTCAGTGAAGTATACTACAAAATAGTTTTTTACCGGTTTATGAAGTGCTTTTCGTGGCTGCTATTTGAATAATTCCAATTGGGATCGGAAAAAGAAGTCTCGTTTCTGCTTCCTTACCTGCCGGCTATCGCTGATTTCAGATATTTTCCGGTTATCGAGCGGGGATTGGCAGAAATCTGTTCCGGAGTTCCGCTTGCCACAATTTTCCCTCCTCCGTCTCCGCCTTCCGGTCCAAGATCGATCACATAATCGGCACATTTTATCACATCAAGGTTGTGTTCGATGATTATCACCGAGTTTCCTTTGTCCACAAGCTCCTTGATCACATTCATAAACATCAGGATATCTTCGAAATGAAGCCCTGTTGTTGGCTCATCGAGTATGTATAGAGTCCTGCCGGTTGCTCTTCTGGAAAGTTCCGATGCGAGTTTGATCCGCTGCGCTTCACCGCCTGAGAGAGTGTTTGCCGGCTGTCCCAGGTGAATGTACCCGAGACCAACCTGAGAGAGAACAGAAAGTCTGGATTTAATGGCACTTATTTTGTCGAAGAATAATAACGCTTCATCAACTGTCATGTTTAGAACATCAGCAATACTTTTGTTCTTGTAAAGTACTTCCAGTGTCTCCCGGTTATATCTTCTGCCTTTGCACGATTCACATTGCACATATACGTCCGGTAAAAAATGCATCTCGATCTTAAGCACTCCGTCACCTTCGCACGATTCACACCGTCCGCCCTTTACATTGAAGCTGAACCTGGAAGGTGTGTAGCCTCTTATCTTACTTTCCGGCAATGATGCGAAAAGGTTTCTGATCTGATCCATTATCTTGGTATAGGTCGCAGGATTGGAACGTGGAGTGCGGCCGATAGGGGACTGGTTGATATCAATTACTTTATCGATATGCTCCAGCCCGGTAATCTTTTGAAAAGGAAGCGGATGTGTTTTGGAGCGATAGATAATTTTAGCAAGCGCAGGGTAGAGTGTCTGGTTGACAAGTGAACTCTTCCCGGATCCCGATACCCCTGTTACACAAACCAGCATTCCCAGAGGAAATGTGACATCGATGTTCTTCAGATTGTTTCCGGAAGCCCCTTTCAGTGTGAGAAAAGAGCCGTTTCCTTTCCTCCTTGTTGCCGGGAGCGGAATCTCCCGCCTGCCTGAGAGGTATGCTCCGGTCAGGGATGAGCGATCAGCACATACCTGGGAAGGTGTACCCTGTGAGACGATTTTTCCGCCGTGTACTCCGGCACCCGGGCCGATATCGATCAGGTGATCGGCAGAAAGCATGGTCTCCTTGTCGTGCTCAATCACCACTACTGTATTGCCAAGATCACGGAGTGCAACCAGAGTATCGAGCAGTTTTGAGTTATCACGGGGGTGAAGCCCTATGCTTGGCTCATCGAGAATGTAAATCACTCCGGTCAGACGTGAGCCGATCTGGGTTGCAAGTCTGATCCGCTGCGCCTCTCCGCCGGAGAGTGTCGATGCTCCGCGGCTTAACGTAAGGTAGGAAAGCCCAACATTCCGCAAAAAATCAATTCTCTGCCTGATCTCCTTAAGGATCTGGAATGCAATTTTTTCTTCCTTTCCCTTCAACTTCAGGGAATCGAAGAATGATGCGCAATCATGAATTGATACCGAAGAAATTTCGGCGATATTCCTTCCGCCCACCAGTATTGAGAGACTCTCTTTTCTTAGCCGTGAACCTTTACAGGTGGGACATTGGCGCTGTGTCATGAAACTCTCTATCCATTGACGTATATCTTCGGATGTGGTTTCTTTGTAACGACGCAGAAGATTGGGAATTACTCCCTCAAATGTCCTCTTGAACTGTCCCTTGCCTTCTCTGCTGGCTGCCTCCCACTGCATCGTGATCTTTTCATCTCCGGAGCCGTAAAAAAGAATCTTGCGGTGTTTCTCGGCAACAGATGAGAATGGTTTATCA
The sequence above is drawn from the Fibrobacter sp. genome and encodes:
- a CDS encoding PhoH family protein, with product MAPRKKLFVLDTNVMLHDSSCIYQFDEHDIVIPITVLEELEKFKKGNGTLNFHARETLRALDSLSEDRIFNGGLPIGPGKGKISIKLDREFHKDLSVNFNPGYPDHRILNTAYILAGQQRSRQVILVTKDVNLRMKAKSVGLMAEDYTTDHVKDISALYKGHRILEGVSEENIQKMYNPQLEVDASELDNWGKLSPNEFLIMRNGKQSALGTFDASCNRIRKVDKTTAYGITPRNAEQIFALDALMNEQIKLVTISGKAGTGKTLLALAAALEKRRSYRQIFMARPIVPLSNQDIGFLPGDIQAKLNPYMQPLYDNLGVIQNQFQESDPKHTKIKELLDEQKLVIEALSYIRGRSLVKIFFIVDEAQNLTPHEVKTIITRAGEGTKMVFTGDILQIDHPYLDSLSNGLSYLIERMQGQKLYAHINLESGERSELAELASNLL
- a CDS encoding adenylate kinase, giving the protein MGGKNIVLFGPPGAGKGTQAAKLRDLLSIPHVSTGDMFRYHIKNSTELGLTAKAYSDKGQLVPDEITIAMVKERLSRPDMKTGFLLDGFPRSVPQASALDETLAELNLNLDHVINISVSDEQIRDRLSKRASIEGRADDADPKVIQNRINTYKSQSEPCLAYYRPRGIVRDIDGIGTIEEVFERIKKVFD
- the uvrA gene encoding excinuclease ABC subunit UvrA, with product MQNRNIVIKGAREHNLKNIDVTIPRNSLTVITGLSGSGKSSLAFDTLYSEGQRRFVESLSAYARQFLGLMEKPDVDSIDGLSPAISIEQKTTGRNPRSTVGTITEIHDYLRLLFARIGIPTCYKCGKTISRQTVQEITDRVMELPEGTKFQILAPAVSGRKGEYRELFEKLQKDGFLRVIVDGITYTLDEQIPLDKNKKHSIDVVVDRLISSPKIQSRLTDSLETALKLSTNGTVKISRAGNEDLVFSEQLTCPDCGVSYEEITPRMFSFNNPFGACESCSGLGYLLEIDPDLCVPDQSLSIRQGAIVPWNGASTQGCWNNQILTSVCNHFRIPLDKPFSSVAEKHRKILFYGSGDEKITMQWEAASREGKGQFKRTFEGVIPNLLRRYKETTSEDIRQWIESFMTQRQCPTCKGSRLRKESLSILVGGRNIAEISSVSIHDCASFFDSLKLKGKEEKIAFQILKEIRQRIDFLRNVGLSYLTLSRGASTLSGGEAQRIRLATQIGSRLTGVIYILDEPSIGLHPRDNSKLLDTLVALRDLGNTVVVIEHDKETMLSADHLIDIGPGAGVHGGKIVSQGTPSQVCADRSSLTGAYLSGRREIPLPATRRKGNGSFLTLKGASGNNLKNIDVTFPLGMLVCVTGVSGSGKSSLVNQTLYPALAKIIYRSKTHPLPFQKITGLEHIDKVIDINQSPIGRTPRSNPATYTKIMDQIRNLFASLPESKIRGYTPSRFSFNVKGGRCESCEGDGVLKIEMHFLPDVYVQCESCKGRRYNRETLEVLYKNKSIADVLNMTVDEALLFFDKISAIKSRLSVLSQVGLGYIHLGQPANTLSGGEAQRIKLASELSRRATGRTLYILDEPTTGLHFEDILMFMNVIKELVDKGNSVIIIEHNLDVIKCADYVIDLGPEGGDGGGKIVASGTPEQISANPRSITGKYLKSAIAGR